Below is a genomic region from Hyalangium gracile.
CGGCAAGCGGCTGACGGTGAACCGCATGGGCAAGTGGACCCTGGAGCACGTGGTGGATCTGCTCTGCCAGGGAGAGCCGCCGGAGATCGCCGGTCCCATCCTCGTCGAGGCCACCAGCGCCGCCGCCGAGTACAACCTGCCCACCCCCCACCTGGACATCGAGGGCAACGCCGCACCCGCCCACGTGTCGCTGCTCACCAGCTGAGGCGTGACACACGCTCGCTCGGCTCAGGACATGGCAGACAGATGGAGACTTCAGTGAAGGACAAGGACGAAGCCTCGGCGTTGAGCTACCTGGGAGGCGGGGGTGTCTCGCCACGCCTCTCGCTGGCGCGCACGCCCTCGGGGACGTTGATCCAGGGCGCGGTCACCCCCTCTCCCTCCGAGCCCGCCTCCGTGCGTGGGCTGGTGCCGGGGCAGGTGGCGGCGGGCCGCTATCGCGTGGAGCGGTGGCTCGGCGCGGGCGGCAGCGCGGCCGTGTACGCCGCCACGGATCTCCAGACGCACGCGCCCGTGGCGCTCAAGCTGCTGACGGCCTCCAGTCACGACGGGACGCTCGTGGCCCGCTTCCGACAGGAGCTGGAGCACGCCCGGGTGCTCGATCATCCCAACGTCCTGCGGCTCCTCGACGTGGGGACGGATGGCGACCGGCACTTCCTCATCTCGGAGCTGCTCCAGGGGATGGACCTGAGGCACCGCCTGCAGGCGCACCGCCCCACGCTCGCCGAGTCCCTGCGCTGGCTCACCCACGCCGTGTGCGCGCTGGAGCACGCGCACGAGCGCGGGGTGCTGCACCGGGACGTGAAGCCCGGCAACCTCTTCATCACCCACACGGGCGTGCTCAAGCTGATGGACTTCGGGCTCGCCAAGAGCGAGCACGTGGCGGGCGTCACCGCCCAGGGCGCCGTCTTCGGCACGCCGGAGTACATGGCCCCGGAGCAGGCGATGGGTGAGCCGGTCTCCCCCGCGACGGACCTGTACTCGCTGGGGATCGTGGCCTACGAGCTGCTCACCGGCCAGCTGCCCTTCCGCCACACGCAGCCCGTGCCGCTGATGTTCCTGCACGTGCAGCAGCAGCCGGTGCCCCCGCGCACCCTCAACCCCCAGCTCCCCGAGCCGTTCGAGAAGGTCGTCCTCAAGCTGCTCGCCAAGGCGCCCGACGCTCGCTTCAGGAGCGCCTCGGCGCTCCGCGCGGCCCTGCGAGAGCTCTGGCCGCTGGTGCTGCCCGCCTCGCCCATGACCCGCCCGGCGCGCACGCCCAGCCCCCGGCTCCAGGTGGTGTGAGCACCGTCACGAAGGTGCTTCCCTACCCGCCCGGTAGGGCTATGGTGCGGGTCTCTCGAGAGTGGAGGAACTCGCGCATGCCCCAGATAGACAGCCTGGCGGAGTACACCCTGGAGTTGCTGGAGCCGCTCGGGCCGGTGCAGGCGCGCTCCATGTTCGGCGGGTGGGGCTTCTATTACGGCGGAATGGTCTTCGCGGTCATCGTCGAGGGACGGTTCTACCTGAAGGCGGATGAGGTGACGCGCCCGGCCTTCGAGGCGGCGGGCTGCCAGCCCTGGACGTACGACGGCGGCAAGGGCAAGGGCCCTGTCCAGATGCCCTACTGGACGCCTCCAGAAGACGCGAGCGACGACGCCCACGCGCTGCTGCCCTGGGCCCGTCGCGCGGTGGAGGCCGCGCAGCGGGCCGCCGCGAAGAAGGCCGCGAAGAAGGCCCCCGCCGCGAAGAAGTCGGCCGCCGCGAAGAAGGCCCCCGCCGCGAAGAAGGCGCCAGCTCGCAAGGGGGCGCGGGCCTCGCGCCCGGTCAAGCGGTCTTGATGGCCGCGGCGGCCTGGAGCCCCAGCTCGCCCACGGAGATCTCCCGCATCCGGAACTTCTGCACCTTGCCCGTCACGGTGAGGGGGAACTCCTCCACGAACTTCCAGTAGCGGGGGATCTTGAAGGTGGAGATCTTCCCCGTGCAGAAGGCCACCAGCTCCTTCTCGGTGAGCGCCGCGCCCGGCTTCACCTTCACCCAGGCCATCACCTCCTCGCCGTACTTCTCGCTCGGCACGCCGATGACCTGGGCCTCGCTCACGCCCGGATGGGTGTGGAGGAACTCCTCGATCTCGCGCGGGTACACGTTCTCTCCGCCGCGGATGATCATGTCCTTGATGCGGCCGACGATCTTCACGTAGCCGTCCGCGTCCATGGTGGCCAGGTCCCCGGTGTGCATCCACCCGGCCGCGTCGATGGAGCTCTTCGTGGCCTCGGGGTTGTTCCAGTACCCGAGCATCACGCTGTAGCCGCGCGTGCACAGCTCGCCCGGCGAGCCCCGCGGCACCACCGCGCCCGTCTCCGCGTCGACGATCTTCACCTCGATGTGCGGGTGGACCCGGCCCACCGTGGAGACGCGCCGGTCCAGAGGATCATCCAGCGCGCTCTGGGTGGACACGGGCGAGGTCTCCGTCATGCCGTAGCAGATCGTCACCTCGCGCATGTTCATCCGCGACTGGACCTTCTTCATCACCTCCACCGGGCACGGCGAGCCCGCCATGACGCCCGTGCGCAGGCTGGACAGGTCGAACTCCCCGAACCGCGGGTGGTCCAGCTCCGCGATGAACATGGTGGGCACGCCGTACAGCGAGGTGCAGCGCTCGGCCTGCACCGCCTGGAGCACCGCCAGCGGATCGAACGCCTCGCCCGGCACCACCATGCACGCGCCGTGGCTGGTGCAGGCCAGGTTGCCGATCACCATCCCGAAGCAGTGGTAGAAGGGCACGGGGATGCACACCCGGTCCGCCGGGCCGTAGCGCAGCGTCTCCGCGATGAAGTAGCCGTTGTTGAGCACGTTGTGGTGCGACAGCGTGGCGCCCTTGGGGAAGCCCGTCGTGCCGGACGTGTACTGGATGTTGATCGGGTCATCGAACTGGAGCGCGGCCTCGCGGTCCGCCAGCGTGCGCTCGCTCACCTTCGCCCCGTTGGACAGCAGCAGCCCCCAGTCATCCTCCAGCACCAGCGCCAGCCGCAGCTCCGGGCAGCGGGGGCGCACCTCCTCCAGCATCTTCCGGTAGTCGGACTGCCGGAAGCCGCTCGCCAGCAGCAGCACGCTGGTGCCGGACTGGCGCAGCGAGTACTCCAGCTCCGACGACTTGTACGCGGGGTTGAGGTTGACCAGGATCGCTCCCACGCGCGCCATGGCGTACTGCGCCACCACCCACTCGAAGCGGTTGGGGGACCACAGCCCCACTCTGTCTCCCTTCTCCACCCCCAGGGCAATCAGCCCCCGGGCTACCTGGGTGGTGAGCTCCCAGAGCTGCCGGTAGGTCGCCCGGAAGCCCTGGGACAGCACCACCAGCGCCTCCGCGTCGCCGTGGCGCTCCACGGTGCGGCGAAGGTTCTCACCGATGGTCTCTCCCAGCAGCGGGAGCGTGCTGGTGCCATGGACATACGAGGGAGCGGTGGACATGGGCCGATCCTCGCCATGCGCCGCGCCGCCCGCAACGAAGTGCTGCGGCGAGCAGTTCGGAGGCGTATCCGTTATAGTGGAAAAACCTCCGCCACTCCCATCAAGAGGTGGGGTAAGGTCCGCTCCCCCATGGATGCCCCCTACGACAGGCTGCTCTCGGTCCTGCTGGAAAGCCGCAAGCGCCAGTGCTTCCCCCCGGAGATTCGGAGCGCGGCGCCCGAGTTCGTCCAGCAGGTGCTGGGGCTGCTCTTCCCCCACTTCGCCGAGCAGCTGGAGTGCAACGCGGCCGCCATCCAGCGAGACGTGATGACGGTAGAGGCCTACCTCGTCCGGCTGCGGTCGATGCTGGCCGCGCTCTATCCGGAGGTGGATGCCTCCATTCCCCAGCGCTTCATCGCGCAGCTGCCGGACATCTATGATGCGCTGCGCCAGGACGCGGCGGCCATCCACGAGGCGGACCCGGCCGCTCGCAGCGTGGACGAGGTGATCCTCACCTACCCGGGCTTCTACGCGATCGCCATCTTCCGCGTGGCGCACGCGCTGCACGTGCTGGGGCTGCCGCTGCTGCCGCGGCTGCTCACCGAGTTCGCCCACCAGCGCACCGGCGTGGACATCCACCCGGGCGCCACCATCGGCCGGCGCTTCGTCATCGATCACGGCACCGGCGTGGTGATTGGCGAGACGACGGTGATTGGCGACGGGGTGAAGATCTACCAGGGCGTGACGCTGGGCGCGCTGGTGGTGCAGAAGAACCTGTCGGACAAGAAGCGCCACCCCACGCTGGAGGACGACGTGGTGGTGTACGCCAACGCCACCATCCTGGGCGGAGACACGGTGGTGGGCCGAGGCACCGTCATCGCCGGCAACGCCTGGCTCACGCAGAGCGTGCCGCCCCAGTCCATCGTCACCCGTCGCACCGAGGTCCGCCACCGCAACAACGACGCGGACCTGGGCGAGCTCGAGTTCCACATCTAACCCCTGCGCAGTCCCCTACCCGCGAGGCCCACCGCATGAAGGCAGCAAACATCCTGCAGACCATTGGCAACACGCCCCACGTCCGCGTCAACCGGCTCTTCCCGTCGCGGGTCGAGGTCTACATCAAGCTGGAGCGTGCCAACCCGGGCGGCAGCATCAAGGACCGCATCGGCCTGTCGATGATCGAGGACGCCGAGCAGCGGGGCATCCTCAAGAAGGACAGCGTCATCATCGAGCCCACCTCGGGCAACACGGGCATCGGGCTGGCGATGGTGGCGGCGGTGAAGGGCTACAAGCTCATCCTCGTCATGCCCGAGTCCATGAGCCTGGAGCGGCGCCGGCTGATGGCGGCCTACGGGGCGACGTTCGAGCTGACGCCTCGGGCGCAGGGCATGAAGGGGGCCATCGCGCGCGCGCAGGAGATGGTGGCGCAGACGCCCAACGCGTGGATGCCGCAGCAGTTCGAGAACGAGGCCAACATCGAGGTCCACCGCCGCACGACGGTGAAGGAGATCCTCGCGGACTTCCCCGAGGGGCTCGACTACATCATCACGGGCGTGGGCACGGGCGGCCACATCACCGCGTGCGCCGAGGAGCTGAAGAAGGCGTGGCCCAAGCTGAAGGTGTTCGCGGTGGAGCCGGCCAAGTCGCCCGTCATCAGCGGCGGCGCGCCGGGGCCGCACCCCATCCAGGGCATCGGCGCGGGCTTCATCCCGAAGAACCTGCACACGGCGGCCATCGACGGAGCGATCCAGATCCCCGAGGAGGAGGCGTTCGAGTTCGCCCGCCGCTCGGCGCGCGAGGAGGGCATCTTCGTGGGCATCTCGTCGGGGGCGGCGCTGGCGGCGGTGAACCGCAAGCTCAGCGACATCCCCGACGGCAGCCGGGTGCTGACGTTCTGCTACGACACGGGCGAGCGCTACCTCTCCATCGAGAACCTGTTCTGAGCGAGCGCCTCACGCGCGCCCGCGCAGCATGAGCCCCCAGTAGAGCCGCGGCAGGCCGTACTTCTTCATCAGCCACATGTCGCGCCGCTCCTGGAGGGTGTCGATGAGCGGGAAGCTCGGAGTGGGCTTCCCGTCGTAGTCGAACTCGGCGAGCAGCAGCTTGCCGTACCCCGTGGTGAGCGGGCACGAGGCGTAGCCGTCATAGCGCGCCTCGGGCTTGCGGCCCGCCATCACCGCCAGCAGGTTCTCCACCAGCACCGGCGCCTGCTTGCGGATGGCGGCGCCCGTGCGCGAGGTGGGGAGGTCCGACGCGTCTCCCAGCGCGAACACCTCCGGGTAGTCCGGGTGCTGGAGCGTGTACTTGTCGGCCTTCACCCAGCCCTTGCACGGCCCGTCCGCGTGCGCCAGCGGGCTGCGCTGGATGAAGTCCGGCGCGCTCTGCGGCGGCGTCACGTGGAGGATGTCGTACGGGATGACGACCTCGCCCCGGGAGCCGTCCTCGCGCGTCACCTCGAAGACGGCCTCGCGCCGGTCCCCTCGCACCTCCACCAGGTTGTGCTGGAAGCGGGTGTCGATGCCGTAGCGCTCCACCACCTGCTGCAGCACCTCGGCGAACGGCTTGACGCCGAAGATGGCCTTGCCGCCCGAGCCGAAGATGATCTTCGCGCGCTCCCGCTTCCCCGTGCGCCGCAGGTGGTCGGCCGCCAGGTACATGATCTTCTGCGGCGCTCCGGCGCACTTCACCGGAGTGGACGGGTGCGTGAAGAGCGCGGTGCCTCCGTCGAAGTCCTGGATCATCTTCCACGTCTTCGGCGCCAGCTCGAAGTCGTAGTTGCTGGAGACGTAGGGCGTCCTCAGCGCCTCGCGCAGGCCGCGCACCTTGTCCCAGTTGAGCTGGATGCCCGGCGCGACGACCAGGAAGTCGTAGCCCACGCGCAGGCCCGACGCGCAGCGCACCTCTCGGGCGATGGGGTCCACCTCCTCGGCTCGATCCTGAATCCAGCGCGTGCCCTCGGGAATGAAGTCGGCCTCGTCGCGCACGCTGTCCTCCGCGCGCGCCGCCCCCGCCCCCACTAGCGTCCACAGCGGCTGGTAGTAGTGCTTGCGAGAGGGCTCGATGACGGCCACCCCCGTCACCCCGAGCCGCCGCAGCCGAGCGGCCACGGTGATGCCCGCCGTGCCTCCTCCAATGAGGAGGACGCGGAAGTGCTCGCGCGCGGGCAGCAGGGCCAGCGGCGCGGCGAGAGCCTGGGAGCTCGATACGGTTGTCATGGGTCTTCTCCGGATCCCTGAGGGGTTGTCTCAAGCTCTTCGTCAGAGCATGGCGCGTGCCAGCGGCCCTGCTCCGGGCCCACCCCGGGGAGTCCTCCAGGCCCCATCGACGGAAACCTCCGCTGAAACGGTGGCTGAAACGTCTACGAAACAATCTGCAACGCGGGCAGTGGTCCCCCGGGCTATGACTCCGTCATGAAGGAAACGTCCCCGAGACAGGCGCCCCCCGAAGAAGTGCTGCGGCAGGCCCTGCGGGCGCTCGAGGCCGCCGCCGGCCCCACGGTGTTGCTCGATGCACAGGGCCGGGTGCTCGCCCTGGGAGCCGAGGCACGAGCCCTGCTGGGTGAGCCGCTGTCTTCCGGGCAGCGGTTTCGCGAGGGTTTCGCCTGCACGGAGGAGGAGCTGCGGACGCTCCTCCGCTCTCAGCGCGAGGCGATCTTCGCGCTGGGGAGTGCACAGGGGCGCGGGAAACCCCGCTCGCTCCGGGTTCGAGCCACGACGCTCACGGAGGGAAACCGGAGCGTGGGCCATGCGGTCCACCTGGCGCCCTGTCATGTGGACCCGAACACCCGGGAGGAGCTCTTCCACGGGCTGTGGACGCAGGATTTGCGCATGCGTCGGCTCTTCCGAATCATCGAGAAGGCCGCGCGCACGGAGGCCAGCGTCCTGGTCCGCGGAGAGAGCGGCACCGGCAAGGAGCTGGTCGCCAATGCCCTGCATGCCCTCTCGGCCCGAGCGCGAGGTCCCTTCCGGGCCATCAACTGCGCCGCCCTCTCGCCCTCCCTCCTGGAGAGCGAGCTGTTCGGCCATGTGAGGGGGGCCTTCACGGGCGCCGTCCGAGACAGCCCCGGCCACTTCCGGCTGGCCCAGGGAGGCACGCTCTTCCTGGACGAGGTGGCGGAGCTGCCCCTGGAGCTGCAGGCCAAGCTGCTGCGCGTGCTGGAGACGCGCACCGTCATCCCCGTGGGCGGCCGCGAGCCCGTCTCCGTGGATGTGCGCATCGTGGCGGCCACGCATCGGGCCCTGCGTCGAGAGGTGGAGCTGGGGCACTTCCGGGCGGACCTCATGTACCGGCTGCGGGTGGTGCCCATCTTCCTGCCCGCGCTCCGGGAGCGGCCGGGGGACATCCTCCCTCTGGCGGAGCGCTTCCTGACCGAGCTCAACGCGCGCGGAGGCCGGCAGGTGCTGCGGCTCTCGGCCCGGGCCCGCCGCCAGCTCCAGGAGTACGCCTGGCCGGGCAACGTGCGCGAGCTGCGCAACGTGATGGAGTACGCCCACGTCATGGGCGAGGGCCCCGCGCTCACCGAGGCCGAGCTGCCGCCGGAGTTCAACGAGCAGGCCCGCCCGGTGCGGCTGCCCCTCGCTCCCGAGAGCGCCAGCGCCGCCCCCGCGGAGCCGGGCGACATCGGCCCGGAGGACATCCGACGGGCGCTCGAGCAGACACGGGGCAACCGGGCGCGCGCCGCCTCCCTGCTCGGCATCAGCCGGGTGACGCTCTGGCGGCGGCTCCGGGAGGCGGAGGGAGCGAAGGGCCGCTGAAACGTTTCATGCAGCGTTTCAGCAACGGAGCCGTGGACTGCAACCTGTTGAATCCTCTCCTGCTCCCGGGCCGCATATCCATGGCACGGGACTGGCACTAAGGGGGGACAGGAGGCATGACCCATGATCTTCCGTCAGCTCTTCGATCCCGAGTCCTCGACGTACACCTACCTGGTAGGCGACCCTGTCTCCCGCTATGTGGCCCTCATCGATCCGGTGCTCGAGCAGGTGGAGCGGGATCTCACCCTCATCCATGAGCTGGGGCTGACCCTGACGCATGTGATGGAGACGCACGTGCACGCGGACCACGTGACGGGGGCGGGCCAGCTGCGCGAGCGGACCGGGTGCCTGGTGGTGGCGAGCACGCTCGGCGCCTCCTGCGTGAACATCCACGTGCGGCACAAAGACGTGGTGCGGGTGGGCGCGCTCTCCTTCACGGTGCTCGCGACGCCCGGCCACACGGATGACAGCGTGAGCTACCTGCTGAACGACCGCGTCTTCACCGGCGATGCCCTCCTGGTGCGCGGCACGGGGCGCACCGACTTCCAGAACGGAAACGCGGGGCAGCTCTACGACTCCATCACCCAGGAGTTCTTCACGCTGCCGGACGAGACGCTGGTGTACCCCGGCCACGACTACAAGGGCCGCACGGTGACGACGATCGCCGAGGAGAAGCGCTTCAACCCGCGCCTGGCGGGAAGGGATCGCGCCTCCTTCGTCCAGCTCATGGGCGAGCTGAACCTGCCTCCGCCGAAGAAGCTCGAGCTCGCTGTTCCCGCCAACCGTGCCTGCGGGCGGGCGCTCGCGCCTCCCCAGGCCTGAGCCCTCGGCGGCACACCGTTCCACCTCGAACCGTCCCTCTCCACGGGAGAGGGGCACGGGAGCTCCCCATGCCTTCCGCGCAGATCCACTCCATCCTTCCCCGTGAGCTGGGATCCCTTCCTTCCACGGCGCGCCGCATCGATGTCCGCGAGCCCGCGGAGTTCGACGGCATGCTCGGGCGACTGCCACGCTCGGAGCTCGTCCCGCTCGCCACCCTTCCCGGTGCCGCCATGGCATGGCCGCGAGACGTGCCGCTGCTGCTCATCTGCCGCTCGGGAGCGCGCTCCATGAAGGCCGCGCGGATGCTTGCGGGGCAGGGCTTCACCGCGCTCTACAACCTGGAGGGAGGAATGCTCGCGGTCCATGAGGCCGAGCTCCCCGTGGAGGGGCCGGGCGTCGGTCCGCGCGTGAGCGCCGGGCAGGCACGCGACGCCCTGTGCGCCGCGGCGCGCGAGCTCTATGGAGCCCTCACGCCTCCTCCCTGCGAGAGCCTCTTCGAGGGGCCCTCCGCCTTCCCCCAGCCGGAGCGCGCCACGCTCCTCCAGGCGCTCGAGCGGCTGGGTGCGCGTGCTCGCGCGGATGGGCTGGCCTCGGAGGCCATCGACTACACGCTGCGGCGGATGCGGGACCTGACGGCGCTCGTCGAGGACCGAAAGGGAGCCTCGTCGTGAGCATGCTCCTGCTCGGCGCGCTCCTCTCGCTGCTGGCGGGCGTGTCGCTCGGGCTGCTCGGCGGAGGCGGCTCCATCCTGACGGTCCCCATCCTCGTCTACGTGCTCGGGGTGGAGCCGCGCGGCGCCATCGCCACCTCCCTGGTGGTGGTGGGCCTGACGAGCGCCACCGGCACGCTGTCGCACGCCAGGGCCGGGCGGGTGGAGTGGCGGGTAGGGCTGCTCTTCGGCGCCGCCGGTATGCTGGGCGCGGCCCTGGGAGGACGCGTGGGAAGGTTCGTTCCCCCGACGCTGCTGCTCGTCGCCTTCGCGGCCATGGTGCTCGCCACCGCCGTGGCCATGCTCCGCAAGCGTCCGGAGCCCGCGATGGCGGCCGTGACGATGCCCGAGGCGCCCGTGGAGCGGCGCCTGTCCGTCGTGCTGCGCAATGGCTTCGGCGTGGGACTGCTGACGGGCCTGGTGGGCGCGGGCGGTGGCTTCATGGTTGTTCCCGCCCTGGCCCTCTTCGGGGGCCTGGCCATGCCGGGCGCGGTGGCGACCTCGCTGCTGGTCATCACGCTCAACTGCGCGTCGGGGCTCGTCAGCGCGCTCCTGAGCGGCGCGCCCGTGGACTGGCTGCTGGCGGGAGGCATGTCGGTGGCCTCCATCGTGGGCTCGCTCCTCGGAGCCCGGCTGGGCCACGGACTGTCCCCCGAGGGACTGCGCAAGGGCTTCGCGAGCTTCATCGTGGCACTCGGCGTCTTCATCCTCGTGCGCGAGCTGTCGGGCCTCTTCCACCTGTCCTCGGTGCGGGCGCTCGCGCTGGCGGGCGGCCTCTCCCTGGGAGCGCTCGTCCTGGCCCTGCTCCCGCTCGCACTCCGGCGATGGCTGCGCGAGCCCCCCTCCGAGCCTCGCGAGAACCTCACCCGCCCGTGAAGTCACGCACCATGCGGACCAGCCGCTCCAGCTCGTCCGGCCGGTTGTAGAAGTGGGGGGAGATACGCAGCCGGCCCCGGCGGAAGGAGAGCGTCACCTCGCGCTCGGTCAGCCAGCCGTAGAGCTGTCGCGGATCCCCGCTGGGGGGCAGGAACGTGAGGATGCCGGCACGGTGCTCCGGCGCCGGCCCCGTGTCGCAGCCCAGGGCCCGCAGCTCCGCGTCCAGGGCCCGCAGCAGCTCCCGGATGCGGGCCTCGATGGCGTCCGCGCCCACCTCGAGCAGCAGCTCCAGCGCGGCCCCGAGCGCATAGATGCCCGTGTAGGAATGGCTCCCCTCCTCCAGCTTCAGCGCGTCCGAGCGCAGCTCGAAGTGGGAGCGGTGGAAGTTCCATGCGTCCGTGGTGCTCCGCCACCCCACCAGCACGGGGCGCAGCCGGGGCAGCACGTCCTTCCTCGCGTACAACATGCCGATGCCGGAGATGCCCAGCATCCACTTGTGGCTGTCCGCGCTCAGGAAGTGGATGCGGCTGCGCTTTACGTCCACCGGCAGGCAGCCCACGCTCTGGATGCCATCCACGCACAGCAGCACTCCAGCGCGCTCGCACAGGGCGCCCACCGCGTCCAGGTCCGTCCGGTAGCCGCTGGCGTACTGAACGGAGCTGACCGCCACCAGCCGGGTGCGCGGCGTGAGCGCCGCGGCCACCGCCTCCGGCGTGACGCCTCCCTCGCTCGCGGCGATCTCCCGCACCTCCACGCCTCGATCCTTCAGGTGCAGCCAGGGATAGACGTTGGAGGGGTACTCGAGCGACGTGGCCACCGCCACCTCGTCACCGGGCCGCCAGTCCAGCCCCTCGGCCACCAGCCCCAGCCCGTGGCTGGTGTTGCGCACGAAGGCGATCTCCTCCGGCTCCGCGCCGATCAGCCGCGCCGCCAACCTCCGGGTGTGCTCGGCGCGTGCCTCCCACTGGCGCTCGTGCCGCACGCCATGGTGCACCACGTCCTCCATCCACTCCCGCACGGCGGCGGCGGCACGCAGGCTGGTAGGAGCCACCCCCGCGTGGTTGAGGTACAGCTGCTTCTCCAGGACGGGGAACTGGGCGCGGTAGGAGTCGAAGGACGGAGTCACTCCGCCACTCTAGCGGCCCGGCGGCGAGCCCACACGGGCACCAGCACCAGCAGCAACCACCCGAGAGCTCCACCGGACGCTCCCGCCTGGCAGCCACCGTCCCTGCGGAGCTGCTCCTGCACGGTCACCGTGAAGGTGCAGCTCGCCGTCTGCTGCCCCGCGTCGGTCGCCGTGGCGGTGACGATCGTCTCCCCCACCGGGAAGGTACTGCCGGGCTCATGGCTGTAGCGGATCGTCGTCTCGATCAGGTTGTCCTTCGCCGTCGCCTCGGGGAAGCGCACCACCGCGCCCTCGGGCTTGGAGGCAGTCGCCTGCTGGGACCCCGGACAGGTGATGGACGGCGGCTCCGCGTCGATGTTCTTCACCCAGAAGCTGCACTCGGCGCTGTGGCCCGCCATGTCCCTCACCTCGAGCGTCACGCGCGTCTCTCCCACCGGGAACAGGCTCCCGGGCGGGTGCTCGGTGATCAGCTCCGGGTTCGGCGTGCCGACGTCCTCCACCGTGTACTGATAGTTGACGGGAACAGGCTCCGCGCTCTGGGCCGGGAACACGATGTCCCTCGGGCAGGTGAGGCGCGGCGGCACCGTGTCGCGGACGGTGAGCGGGAAGTGGCACTCGGTGGTCCTTGCCCCATCGCTCGCGACGACGTCGATCATCGTCGTCCCCAGCGGGAAGACGCTGCCGGGAGGCTGGCTGTAGCTCACCGTGAGGTTCGAGGCGGCCGCATCGCTCGCCACCACGAAGTAGTTGGCCAGGGTCCCGGAGGGCCCCGTGGCCTCCTGCACCACGGCCTGGGGGCACACCAGCACCGGCGGCGTCCTGTCCTGGACGTTGATCTGGAAGGTGCACGTCTTGCTGTTCCCCGCCGCATCCGTCGCAGTGATGGTGACGGGCGTGGTCCCCAACGCGAAGAAGCCCCACAGCGCCGGGCTCGAGCTCACGGTGGGCACCGCCACCGCGTCATCGAACACCAGCGCGGGAGGGCTGGAGAAGAACGCGCCCTGCGGGTTGATCGCCTCCACCTCCTGGGTGCCCGGGCAGGTGATGACGGGCGCGAAGCAGTCCACCTCGTTGAGCGGGAGGGAGAAGAGCACCTCGCCCAGGGTCGGGTGGGTGGCCGCGAAGAAGAGCCTGCTGCCCGAGCTCGTCATGTCGCGCGGGTTGGAGCTCGCCGCCTGCGGACCGATGTCCGTCAGCCGGGCCACTCCTACCTCATCGATCTTCCAGAGCTCGCTGCCGGAGATGCCGTCGTTGATCTGCGCCAGGAGGACTCCGGGACCCGCCGCCAGCTTCGCGGCGATCAGCCCGTCCGAGCCTGGGATGAAGTCCCGCACCAGCGTCGTCCCCGTCCTGCTTCCATCACTGCGCCAGAGCTCGTCTCCGTGAACTCCGTCATTCGCGATGAAGAACAGCTGCTCCCCCACCGCGGTGAGCTGCTGGGGGACCGAGCCGAAGTTGCCGGGCTTGATGTCCTTGAGGAGGTACGTGCCTTGCTCGGAGCCGTCGGTCCGCCACACCTCCTCGGCGTTCGTGGCATCACTGAGCCGGAAGAAGAGCTGGCTGCCGGCGACGGTGAGATCCTGGGGGACGCTCTGCGCGCCGGAGAGCGCCGTCGGCGCGACGCGC
It encodes:
- a CDS encoding sigma-54 interaction domain-containing protein — translated: MKETSPRQAPPEEVLRQALRALEAAAGPTVLLDAQGRVLALGAEARALLGEPLSSGQRFREGFACTEEELRTLLRSQREAIFALGSAQGRGKPRSLRVRATTLTEGNRSVGHAVHLAPCHVDPNTREELFHGLWTQDLRMRRLFRIIEKAARTEASVLVRGESGTGKELVANALHALSARARGPFRAINCAALSPSLLESELFGHVRGAFTGAVRDSPGHFRLAQGGTLFLDEVAELPLELQAKLLRVLETRTVIPVGGREPVSVDVRIVAATHRALRREVELGHFRADLMYRLRVVPIFLPALRERPGDILPLAERFLTELNARGGRQVLRLSARARRQLQEYAWPGNVRELRNVMEYAHVMGEGPALTEAELPPEFNEQARPVRLPLAPESASAAPAEPGDIGPEDIRRALEQTRGNRARAASLLGISRVTLWRRLREAEGAKGR
- a CDS encoding MBL fold metallo-hydrolase → MIFRQLFDPESSTYTYLVGDPVSRYVALIDPVLEQVERDLTLIHELGLTLTHVMETHVHADHVTGAGQLRERTGCLVVASTLGASCVNIHVRHKDVVRVGALSFTVLATPGHTDDSVSYLLNDRVFTGDALLVRGTGRTDFQNGNAGQLYDSITQEFFTLPDETLVYPGHDYKGRTVTTIAEEKRFNPRLAGRDRASFVQLMGELNLPPPKKLELAVPANRACGRALAPPQA
- a CDS encoding rhodanese-like domain-containing protein, with protein sequence MPSAQIHSILPRELGSLPSTARRIDVREPAEFDGMLGRLPRSELVPLATLPGAAMAWPRDVPLLLICRSGARSMKAARMLAGQGFTALYNLEGGMLAVHEAELPVEGPGVGPRVSAGQARDALCAAARELYGALTPPPCESLFEGPSAFPQPERATLLQALERLGARARADGLASEAIDYTLRRMRDLTALVEDRKGASS
- a CDS encoding sulfite exporter TauE/SafE family protein, whose amino-acid sequence is MLLLGALLSLLAGVSLGLLGGGGSILTVPILVYVLGVEPRGAIATSLVVVGLTSATGTLSHARAGRVEWRVGLLFGAAGMLGAALGGRVGRFVPPTLLLVAFAAMVLATAVAMLRKRPEPAMAAVTMPEAPVERRLSVVLRNGFGVGLLTGLVGAGGGFMVVPALALFGGLAMPGAVATSLLVITLNCASGLVSALLSGAPVDWLLAGGMSVASIVGSLLGARLGHGLSPEGLRKGFASFIVALGVFILVRELSGLFHLSSVRALALAGGLSLGALVLALLPLALRRWLREPPSEPRENLTRP
- a CDS encoding aminotransferase class V-fold PLP-dependent enzyme is translated as MTPSFDSYRAQFPVLEKQLYLNHAGVAPTSLRAAAAVREWMEDVVHHGVRHERQWEARAEHTRRLAARLIGAEPEEIAFVRNTSHGLGLVAEGLDWRPGDEVAVATSLEYPSNVYPWLHLKDRGVEVREIAASEGGVTPEAVAAALTPRTRLVAVSSVQYASGYRTDLDAVGALCERAGVLLCVDGIQSVGCLPVDVKRSRIHFLSADSHKWMLGISGIGMLYARKDVLPRLRPVLVGWRSTTDAWNFHRSHFELRSDALKLEEGSHSYTGIYALGAALELLLEVGADAIEARIRELLRALDAELRALGCDTGPAPEHRAGILTFLPPSGDPRQLYGWLTEREVTLSFRRGRLRISPHFYNRPDELERLVRMVRDFTGG
- a CDS encoding ELWxxDGT repeat protein; the protein is MGLRRLAAHLLLLLSVLGMSLPARAQVSGGMGTVPGEPCATPVVVLDTQQGLPVPSPSRLVDVAGTLFFIVNEGANGRALWKSTGTPAGASRVKGYPSWQSSASLDRFTAVGNLLFFTVTTSVGSTELWRSDGTATGTIPLKSFPTAGLGPQSEFVAVGNLLFFSAADSASDYELWKSDGAPSGTQLVRNIRPGTTGSFPSSLTALNGRVFFAADDGVSGDELWTSDGTQPGTVQVVNIRADPMGSLPSSLRAMGGMLYFTATDGTTSTLWKSDGTATGTRRVAPTALSGAQSVPQDLTVAGSQLFFRLSDATNAEEVWRTDGSEQGTYLLKDIKPGNFGSVPQQLTAVGEQLFFIANDGVHGDELWRSDGSRTGTTLVRDFIPGSDGLIAAKLAAGPGVLLAQINDGISGSELWKIDEVGVARLTDIGPQAASSNPRDMTSSGSRLFFAATHPTLGEVLFSLPLNEVDCFAPVITCPGTQEVEAINPQGAFFSSPPALVFDDAVAVPTVSSSPALWGFFALGTTPVTITATDAAGNSKTCTFQINVQDRTPPVLVCPQAVVQEATGPSGTLANYFVVASDAAASNLTVSYSQPPGSVFPLGTTMIDVVASDGARTTECHFPLTVRDTVPPRLTCPRDIVFPAQSAEPVPVNYQYTVEDVGTPNPELITEHPPGSLFPVGETRVTLEVRDMAGHSAECSFWVKNIDAEPPSITCPGSQQATASKPEGAVVRFPEATAKDNLIETTIRYSHEPGSTFPVGETIVTATATDAGQQTASCTFTVTVQEQLRRDGGCQAGASGGALGWLLLVLVPVWARRRAARVAE